In Thermogemmata fonticola, the genomic stretch TCATCGACAAGTACAAGTGAGGAGACGGCGGTTCCGGCATTGAAGGAACCGGAGGGTCGGAGTTGCCCAGGAGCCGCTGATCCTGGTCGCCGATCCTGTCCGGCTTCCGTTCACACTTGCAGCGAGCCGATGATGTCGCTGAGGCGGCGGGCGCCGAGTTGGGCCACGGCTTCCGGCAGGGCTTGGGCCAGGCGCGAGCTGACGCTGGGATCGTAAAAATGAGCGGTGCCGATCTGGACGGCGGAAGCCCCGGCCACCAGGAACTCCATAACGTCATCGAGCGTGGCAATGCCTCCGATGCCGATGACCGGCACGATGCGGCGCCGGGCAATGGCCCAGACCGCGCGTAGTGCCAACGGTTTGATCGCCGGGCCGCTCAGTCCGCCGGTGACATTGCCCAGACGCGGGCGCTGCCGCCGCCAGTCGATGGCCATCCCCAGATAGGTGTTGACGGCGCTGACGGCATCGGCTCCCCCCTCCGCTGCCGCCGCTGCGATCGCGGTGATGTCCGTCACGTTGGGCGTCAGCTTGGCGATGATCGGCACGTGGGGACAGGCCTGACGGCAGCGCTGCACGATCCGCCGCGTCCGCTCCGCATCCGTGGCAAAGTCCAATCCCCCGCTCACGTTGGGGCAGGACAGGTTCAGCTCCAGGGCGGCGATCTCCGCTCCGCGTTCCGCCACATCCGCGGCCAAAGCCACAAACTCGTCCTCGCTTTTGCCGGCAATGTTCACAATGATCGCGGTCGGCAAGGTGCGCAAATACGGCCAGTGGTGCTCCCAGAAGTGCTCCCAGCCGTCGTTGTCTAAGCCGATGGCGTTGAGCAGGCCGCAGGGGGTCTCCACGGTGCGCGGCGGGGGATTGCCCGCGCGGGGCTGCCGGGTCACCGTCTTGGGGATCAGGCCGCCCAAGTGGCGGAAGTCGAGGTAGTCCTCCATCTCCCGCCCGTAACCGATGGTTCCCGAAGCCGCCAGAATCGGATTGCGCAAGCGCAAACGTCCCAGTTGGACGCTCAAATCCACCATGCTGGCTCCTCTTGGCCGGCGGAGCGATACTCCATCCTCCCACCGGAGTGGCACGCCCTCCAGTCCCGCCCGAATCTCGGACACCCCGGAGTACCCGCCTCCCGGCCTATCCGGCACCCTGGGGTATCTTACTCTCTCCTTTCTCCTCCGGGGGAGAAGAAGTAAACAGTGGGAGCAACGCCTGCACTTGGAAAACATCCAGCAAACAGTCGAACAGTATGGAGATGATTTTCCGGCAAAGCCGGAGTTGGACACCTGCGAGCGCCGTTCCTTCATTGGAGCGGTTCGGGTCGTAGGCGATAGTCCACCAGGAACTGATGGACCGCTTGCCGGTCGCGTTCCGCGGGGAGAGGGGATTGCTGGTAGCTCCGATCCAGGAGTTCCTCTAGCTCGCGGAGTTGCTGGTCGTGGAAGGTCCAGTCGAGGGCCGGGGCCGTCCCCTTCTCTTGCTGTTTCTGGGCGATCAGTTCCAGCAGGAACGGGCGCTGATACTCCTCAGCCAATTGGGGCAGAGAGGCGACGACCTCGCCGGTGCGCAACAGATGGATGCCGCTGAGGAGCACGCGGTAGGCGTACAAGACCGTCTTGAGGATTTTCGGCTGTTGTTTGTTGAGGAGCTTGCGCTGGGTGGCGAAGAAGCCGCGGTAGTGATGGTAGTGGTGCCGCGTGATGCAGCGGCGAGCCAGGGGGCGCAGCTCGTGGAGAAAATCCGCGCCGACCACGATCAGCGGGGAGAAAATCTGCTCCATCACGTAGCCGTTGTTTTTCACGAGCAGGCGCAGGTATTTCCCCAGGTCATGGCTGACCAGTTCCACTTCCGTGCTCGCCAGGTCCAGCTTCCGCTCCACGGTCTGTTCCGGGAGGTCCAGCCCGACGACTTCGCGCAGAGGCAACAGATGCGCTCCCCGCAGGTCCACATCGCTATCGGGTGAGGGGAAGCCGTAGAGGTGAGCGCCGCTGACCGTAACGAACAGAGGGCGATAGTGCTGGGTTTCCACCAGACGCCGAAGGGCCTGGAGATCAAGATCAAGCATCAACCATCCTCCGCCGTGCCCAGATCAGGAATTGATCCACCTGTCGATAGTCGGGTTGCTCCGGAAGCCGGGTTTGTTGGTAGGCTTCCTGGAACTGCTGGTTCAGGGCTAGAGCTTTCTGGTGGACCTCTTCCCAGGTGAGCAGTCCCGCCTTGATCGCCAGCAATTCCTCGCGGTGTTCCGAAACGTCGACGCGAATCTGGCCAGAACGCAGAGCGTCGATGCCGGAGTAGAGCAAGCGAATCAGATGCATGGCGTGCTTGGATTTCCAGGTTCCTGTGCGTGCGTAAGCCTTGGCCATGAGACGGAACTGACTGAGGACATAGCCGGAGTAGGTCCGATACAGGTGGCGGGACAGGAAGGCCTCCCGGATCTCGCGCAGGCGTTGAGCCACGGGGTCGGCATACAACACGCGGGGGGTCCAGAGCGTCTCCAGCACGTTCGGGTTGGCCTTCAAGGCAAGTTTGAGAAACTTTTCCAGTTCCCAATAGACCTCATCCTGGGTTTCGCAGGCGTATTCCAGTTGTTCCGGGAGTTTCCAGAGCGACCAGTGCCAGCGGGCGGGAGGCAGGTAGATGCCGCGGAGGTCGGTGTCGGAATCCTCGGTGGCCAAACCGTAAGCATGGGAACCCACCTGGCAGCAGTAGATGATCCAGGGGCGCAGATTGGCATTGGGTCGGGCGAGCTGGTCCTCGACCTCCTTGCGGCGGATGGCCAGTTCCTGGAAGAAAGCTGACACCGTCGGACCATCCGCAAAGCGTATAGTGTAAGCGTGGCGGTTGTCCTTGGGGATGTCCACGATCACGGCCACACTGCCCGGCGGGCGCACCGTGCCATCCGCAAGGGCTTTGGACACCTTCAGGACTACCTGCGTCCCCGGCGGAATGAGAAAATCCGAACGGTGATGCTGGAATGGATACTCTTCGACGGCCATCGTGGGTTTCCCCGCCCGCTTCGGCATATTGTACGCCCTGCAGTAAAGAGCCACTGATGGGGCCGAGACTTGGTATCGGCCGTTTCCAACACGCGTCCCAGGAGCCTAGCGGGCTTGACCGAACGGATGCGGGGCGACGCTTAGATTCGAGGAGTGGTAGGCCAGGGGCGGCGGGGGGGTGGTGGGGGGCGGACGGCGCGGGGGACGGACGGCGTGGGGAGAGTGGGGGAAGAGGGGGAGGGGGGAGGGCGTAGCTCAGCGGACGAGGTTGGGCAGATACTTGACGGGCAGGGTGCCGTGGCTGAGGACTTCTTCGTGGAAGCGGCCCAGATCGAAGGCGTCGCCCCGGCGGCGCTGCACCTGCTGGCGAAGGCGGTAGAAGGCCATTCGGCCCACGAAATAGGTCGAAAGCTGGACGCTATTTTGCTTGGCGCGGAGGATTTTGCCGACGGCTTCCCCCTCCGTCTGGAAGCCCCGTTCCATGAGCAGGCGGCGGGCGGTCTCATCATCCCAGTTGCTGCAATGCATGTGGTAGTCGAGCAGGGCGTTGAGCACCGCTCGCAGGTAAAACTTCAACTGATGCAGGCGCAGGGCCAGATCACCTTGGCCGTAGCCTTGATCCAGCATCATCTGTTCGGTGTAGACGGCCCAGCCTTCGGCAAAGACCCCGGAGGCGAACACCTTGCGGATGAGGGAGGGATGGCGGTTGGCATAGGCCAGTTGGACGTAGTGGCCGGGATAGGCTTCGTGGATGGTGAGAATCTGGAGCATGTGGCGGTTGTATTCGCGGAGGAAGGCTTCGATGCGCGGGGCGGGCCAATCGGCGGGGGGTGGGGCCACGGCATACAAGCTGGCGGCTTTGGGGTCCAGCGGCGGAGCGGGATTGAGATAGGCGACGGAGTAACCCCGCTGGAAGGGGGGCATCTCCACGATCTGGCAGGTGTCAGGTTCCGGCAAGGTCAGGATGCGGTTGTCGCGGATGAAGCGGCGGATGTTCTCGACGGTCCGGCGGACTTCTTCGACCAGGTCCTCGGCTTTGGGATGGTCTTTGGCTAGCTCGTCGAGCACGCTGCGGATGGTGAAGCGGCGGCCTTCGGCATCGTCGGGCGGAAGCGGCTTACCGGGAAAGAGACGGGACCAGAGCTGGCGGGCGACGTACCACATTTCCAGCTCCACGCGGTCGGCTTCGGCTTCGGCCAGGCGAAGCACTTCGGCGGCGGTCAGGCCGGCGTCCAGTTCCAGGGCCAGCTTCTGGGCGAATTTTTCCGGTCCGAGCCGCCAGTCGCCTTGGGAGCGGGGGAGAAGCTCCTGTTCCAGCCAGCGGAGGTAATCCTGCAAGGCGGTGACCGCGGCCCGGCAAGGCGTGGCCAGCGGTTCGCTTCCAGGTCTTTCCCCGGCGAGGGTGTAGATGTCCTTTTCGTAGAAGGCGATGGCGCCCTTGGTCCGCTGGATGGCGACTTCCGTCAGCACCCGCGGGGGATTGTGCAGGCTGGCCTGAGCGGCGGCGATGATCCGGGGAAGGTAGGTGATCCGCCGGGCGGCATTCTGCACGTTGCGCTCCCGTGGCAAGGTCGATTGGGTGAACAGCGCGAAGACGCTATCGGTCAGGTACTCGCCGTAGACGCGGGGATCGTAGCGGAAGCGGTCATCGTGTTCGGCTTGCCAGAGGGCGTAGTCCAGCGCGTGTTTCCAGATGGCCAGATCGATCTGGGCCGAGGGGGAGAGGCGGCGGGGGTCGATGTCCCGTTCCAGCCGTTGCCGCCAGATGCGCCACTGTTCCACGTCTTTTTGCCGGGCCGCGGGGGACAGATCATCCAAGCGGTCGTCGTGCTCGTGGTTCCCCAGTTGCGTGGCCCAATAGGGGTGCCGCTGGCATTGCTCCTGGACGTATTGCTGGAACAATTCCGCCAGCCGCTGGTCCGCTGGCTGCTGTTCTGCTGGCTGTTGTCCGGTCTGCTGTGGCCCGCTGTGCTGTTGTCCGGTTTGTTGGGGTTCGGTCATGGACAGGTCTCCCCGAAGCCCGCCGGCGCTGGGTCCGGCCGCCAGTGCCAGGGCGATTCCCAGACTTGCTGCCCGAAGGAGCCAGCGGTAGGCGTGCGGCCAACGGCGGAAGGACGAAGCGCCCCCGGAGGAAGAATCGCGTTGGGCCTTCCGGCAGGGCGGGCCAGGTGGCAGGGGCATGACATTGTCCGCTTCCAGCTCCGGCGGCAGCGGGGTAGCCGGGGGAAGAGGACGGGACAGGGGGAGCGTCGAGGGTTTCATGAACGTGTCTCCGCAGAGGGTCGAGCGACGAGGCGGACCTTGGCGCTTTGGGTGGCGGCGTCGTTGCTGGCGAGGGTGAGGGGGCCGTCCGCGAGGCGCCCGGCGGGAAAGGCGGCCTGGCGCTGGGCCGTGTAGGCTTCCACGCGGCGGTGGGCCAAGAAATGATGACCCCGGCGGCGCTCCCGCTCCGCCCGCAAGGCGCCCAGATCAAGCGGCGCGACCACGATCTTGTCCCCCGGTCCGGGGTCCGCTTGCGCCAGGATGCGGCCGTCGTAATCGACGATCATGCTGCCCCCCGGCCAGGAGAACGGCGGATAATGGGAGAGGCTGGCCCCCTGATTGGCTGCCACCACGTAGGCCATGTTCTCCAACGCCCGGCAGCGATTGACCAGCGTCCACCAATCCATCGGCGGCGTAGCACCCCAGGGGTCCATGTAAGCCGACACGCGCAGCAGCACCTCCGCTCCCTGCACCGCCAGCTCGCGGATCGCTTCGGGAAACAGCCAGTCGTAGCAGATGGCGCAGCCGAGGACGCCGATTTCGGTGGCCGTGACGGGAAAAAGCGGCTCGGTATAGCCGGGCAGATCGTGCGGGCTGGCATGCACTTCCCAGGGCAGCCAGGGGTGGACCTTGCGGTATTTCGCCAGCAATCCCTCCGGTCCGATCAGACAGGTGGTGTTGAATACGCAATCCGGGTAGCGGGGGTCCGTTTCCAGGAAGGTGCCGGTTTGGATGTACACGCCATGCTGCCGGGCCTTGCGGAGGTAGCGGTCGGTCTGCTCGTTGGGCAGGGGGACGGCGAGGCGGTCGCGCAGCTCCTCCACCGTGGGATAGATTGGGGCGGCGTGCGCAAACTCCGGGAAGACCACCAGGCGGACATCGCCGAAGGGGGCATAGCCCAGCACCGCCTGATCGATCCGCTCCAGCAGCAAGCTGACCCGCTCCGGCAGAGCCTGGCGGTCGGCCGGATTGGGCAGGTCCGTCTGGATAGCCGCAGCCCAGTAGCGCATCGCAGATTCCCGATGGCCAGAATGTGCACTGTGCAGCGCCCCTACGCGCGGCTGAATGCCTCGGCGGGAGCGAGGAGGTTCCGATTGGCAGCGTGGCTTTTCACTTGGCGAAGCGGCGATGCCCCGGTTCGCAGCGTGGCTTTTCACTTGGCGAAGCGGTAGATGCCTCGGCCGTCGGGAGCCAGCACCAGCATGTAGAGTTCGCCTGTCGCATCCTCGCCGAAGGACAGGACCGGTTTTTTCGGGTCCGGTAAGGGGCGATTGGCCACGACCCGGCCGAGTTTGTCGTCGTATTTCAAGGCCCACACCCGCGAGGTCACATAGTCCGCATACAGGTAATACCCCTGCAACTCCGGCAGGCGGCTGCCCCGATAGACGGCTCCGCCGGTGATGGACTTGCCGAGGTCATGATGGTATTCCCAGATCGGGTCGATGTACTCCGGCTTGGGTCCGCTGCCTTTGGGTCCGAAGGGGTGCAGTCCTTCGCGGCGGTTCCAGCCGTAGTTGCCTCCTTTGACGATGAGGTTGATCTCTTCGTAGAGGTTCTGGCCGACATCGCCGCACCAGAGCTGGCCGGTCGGCTTGTCGAAGGCGATCCGCCAGGGATTGCGCAAGCCGTAGGCGTAGATTTCCGGGCGGGCATCGGTTCGAACCACGAAGGGGTTGTCCGGCGGAATGGCGTAGGGCCGACCTTGTTCGCGGCGGTTGACGTCGATCCGCAGGATTTTGCCGAAGAGCGTCTTGAGATTCTGGCCGTGATCGAAAGGATCGTTGGCGGAGCCGCCGTCCCCGTGCACGATGTACAGATAGCCGTCCGGGCCAAAGAGAATGGTCCCGCCGTCGTGGTTCCAGAAGGGACGCTGGCGGTATTCGAGGATCAGCTCTTCGGAGTTGGGATCGAAGCGGGCGGGGTCTTTGGCATCCCGGCGGAAGCGCACGACCCGGTTGCGCATCTCCTCACTGGGGCGGGTGCGCTTGGGGGTGTAAAAGACGTACAGTTCCCCAGTGCGGGCAAAGTCGGGGTGGAACGCCAGACCCAGCAAGCCTTCCTCGTTGGTCCGGTCGTCGTATTGCACGCGGTCCTGGATGTCGAGGACGATCTCCGTCTTGCTCGCTTTGGGATCATTCGGGAAGGCGTGGATCACGCCGTGCTGCGTGGCCAGATAGAGGCGGTTGGAGCCGTCCCCGGCGTGGGTCAAGGCGATCGGGCGGAGCGGATTGGGTTTGCCCTCCGCGGTTTCGGGGGACCAGCCGGTCAGTTGCAACTGGGGGAAGGCCAGTTCCACGCGCAGGGCCAAGGGGGTTTCATCGACCGGCTCGTTGGGCACCTGGGCGGGGACCGCCACCACGGTACCGGCGGTCATATCCGGCACCAGGATCGCCTTGCGCTGTGGATCGTAACAGATGTCTGCCGCTGCCTTGAACTTGTCGCTGAGCAAAACCGGTTTGGCTCCCGGACGGGGAATGACATACACCTGCCCCTTGGACCAACTGGAGAGGAACAGCCGGCCATGCATGTCCCAGGCTAGGCCGTCCGCCCCCTCGATGCCGCTGGCGATCTTCTCGGCGCTGCCGTCGGCCAGTTTGACGCGGAACAGGTCCCCCGTATGGAAATCGGCGACGAGCAGGAAGGAAGTGCCGTCATTGAGCAGGCCGTTGGGCGTCTTCAGGGCCGCAAACTTTTTCGTGGAAATGACTGTGGAGACGGCGCCGGTTTTCGGATGAATGCGGTACACGGCCCCGCCGCCGCCCATGAGGTCCCCGGAGTCGCTGACGTAGATCACGCCGGTCTCGGCATCGACAGCCACGTCGTTGAGGAACTGGGGCTTTTCCGGGAACTTGTCCGCCGCCACAAAGACTTCCGCCTGGGGAGTCCGAGCGTTGGCATTGATCCGCAGCAGGCGTGTCTTATCCGTGACGTAGAGCCAGTTCTGGAAGGCGGCGATGCCCTTGGGATCGTTCAAGCCGCCGACAAAAGTGCGGACCTTGCCGTTGTCCAGCACCAGGACGGCGCCGTCGCCGTCCTTATCAAACTCGCCGATCACTGTGATGAACACGCGATGGCCTGGCCCGATGCAGACGGACTCCGGATTGATCAAGCCGCTCGCCAGGGTTTTCTCCTGGGCGGCCAGCGGGGAAGTCGTTCCGGCCAGCAGCACCACCGTCAGAATCAGCGTTGGCATCCCGGAGCGCATCGCTTCCGTGAAACGTCGGCGCGGCATTCTGTTCCTCCCTGCGGAAAAAACATGATGTTGGGGCAGTTCCTGGTAGAGAAACTGCGTGGTGTTGATAGTGTCTGAAGCGTGGAGCGGCGGGGCAAGGGCCGTCGGAAAAACTGGGGCAAATCACGGGATTGTGCCGATAGTAACGGCGAGGTGCTCGCCAACGAGGAAAGGGCGGCGGTATGCTGACCGGCCGGAAGATGCGGCGCTGCGGATGGTTCTGCCTGCCTGTGGTGGGGCTAGCTGGCTGCGTCGGAGACCTTCATCCTCATCACGGACCGGCGTTCCTGGAACGGCGCTCCCCGCCGCCGCTTGCCCGGATGGCATCGGTTCCGCCACGGCAAGCCGCCTCCCCTTTTCCCAAGGAACCGGAACCCCCTCCTTTGGCCGAGCTGCCCTTGCAACCGACGGCCGACCGGGAAACGGCTTCCTCGCTTTCCCAGGCCGATGCACTTTCCGCCGCCGAGACCCCGCTGGGAAA encodes the following:
- a CDS encoding nitrilase-related carbon-nitrogen hydrolase, yielding MRYWAAAIQTDLPNPADRQALPERVSLLLERIDQAVLGYAPFGDVRLVVFPEFAHAAPIYPTVEELRDRLAVPLPNEQTDRYLRKARQHGVYIQTGTFLETDPRYPDCVFNTTCLIGPEGLLAKYRKVHPWLPWEVHASPHDLPGYTEPLFPVTATEIGVLGCAICYDWLFPEAIRELAVQGAEVLLRVSAYMDPWGATPPMDWWTLVNRCRALENMAYVVAANQGASLSHYPPFSWPGGSMIVDYDGRILAQADPGPGDKIVVAPLDLGALRAERERRRGHHFLAHRRVEAYTAQRQAAFPAGRLADGPLTLASNDAATQSAKVRLVARPSAETRS
- a CDS encoding nucleotidyltransferase domain-containing protein, which translates into the protein MLDLDLQALRRLVETQHYRPLFVTVSGAHLYGFPSPDSDVDLRGAHLLPLREVVGLDLPEQTVERKLDLASTEVELVSHDLGKYLRLLVKNNGYVMEQIFSPLIVVGADFLHELRPLARRCITRHHYHHYRGFFATQRKLLNKQQPKILKTVLYAYRVLLSGIHLLRTGEVVASLPQLAEEYQRPFLLELIAQKQQEKGTAPALDWTFHDQQLRELEELLDRSYQQSPLPAERDRQAVHQFLVDYRLRPEPLQ
- a CDS encoding DUF885 domain-containing protein; amino-acid sequence: MKPSTLPLSRPLPPATPLPPELEADNVMPLPPGPPCRKAQRDSSSGGASSFRRWPHAYRWLLRAASLGIALALAAGPSAGGLRGDLSMTEPQQTGQQHSGPQQTGQQPAEQQPADQRLAELFQQYVQEQCQRHPYWATQLGNHEHDDRLDDLSPAARQKDVEQWRIWRQRLERDIDPRRLSPSAQIDLAIWKHALDYALWQAEHDDRFRYDPRVYGEYLTDSVFALFTQSTLPRERNVQNAARRITYLPRIIAAAQASLHNPPRVLTEVAIQRTKGAIAFYEKDIYTLAGERPGSEPLATPCRAAVTALQDYLRWLEQELLPRSQGDWRLGPEKFAQKLALELDAGLTAAEVLRLAEAEADRVELEMWYVARQLWSRLFPGKPLPPDDAEGRRFTIRSVLDELAKDHPKAEDLVEEVRRTVENIRRFIRDNRILTLPEPDTCQIVEMPPFQRGYSVAYLNPAPPLDPKAASLYAVAPPPADWPAPRIEAFLREYNRHMLQILTIHEAYPGHYVQLAYANRHPSLIRKVFASGVFAEGWAVYTEQMMLDQGYGQGDLALRLHQLKFYLRAVLNALLDYHMHCSNWDDETARRLLMERGFQTEGEAVGKILRAKQNSVQLSTYFVGRMAFYRLRQQVQRRRGDAFDLGRFHEEVLSHGTLPVKYLPNLVR
- a CDS encoding dihydroorotate dehydrogenase; the encoded protein is MVDLSVQLGRLRLRNPILAASGTIGYGREMEDYLDFRHLGGLIPKTVTRQPRAGNPPPRTVETPCGLLNAIGLDNDGWEHFWEHHWPYLRTLPTAIIVNIAGKSEDEFVALAADVAERGAEIAALELNLSCPNVSGGLDFATDAERTRRIVQRCRQACPHVPIIAKLTPNVTDITAIAAAAAEGGADAVSAVNTYLGMAIDWRRQRPRLGNVTGGLSGPAIKPLALRAVWAIARRRIVPVIGIGGIATLDDVMEFLVAGASAVQIGTAHFYDPSVSSRLAQALPEAVAQLGARRLSDIIGSLQV
- a CDS encoding nucleotidyltransferase domain-containing protein → MPKRAGKPTMAVEEYPFQHHRSDFLIPPGTQVVLKVSKALADGTVRPPGSVAVIVDIPKDNRHAYTIRFADGPTVSAFFQELAIRRKEVEDQLARPNANLRPWIIYCCQVGSHAYGLATEDSDTDLRGIYLPPARWHWSLWKLPEQLEYACETQDEVYWELEKFLKLALKANPNVLETLWTPRVLYADPVAQRLREIREAFLSRHLYRTYSGYVLSQFRLMAKAYARTGTWKSKHAMHLIRLLYSGIDALRSGQIRVDVSEHREELLAIKAGLLTWEEVHQKALALNQQFQEAYQQTRLPEQPDYRQVDQFLIWARRRMVDA
- a CDS encoding PQQ-dependent sugar dehydrogenase, with the translated sequence MPRRRFTEAMRSGMPTLILTVVLLAGTTSPLAAQEKTLASGLINPESVCIGPGHRVFITVIGEFDKDGDGAVLVLDNGKVRTFVGGLNDPKGIAAFQNWLYVTDKTRLLRINANARTPQAEVFVAADKFPEKPQFLNDVAVDAETGVIYVSDSGDLMGGGGAVYRIHPKTGAVSTVISTKKFAALKTPNGLLNDGTSFLLVADFHTGDLFRVKLADGSAEKIASGIEGADGLAWDMHGRLFLSSWSKGQVYVIPRPGAKPVLLSDKFKAAADICYDPQRKAILVPDMTAGTVVAVPAQVPNEPVDETPLALRVELAFPQLQLTGWSPETAEGKPNPLRPIALTHAGDGSNRLYLATQHGVIHAFPNDPKASKTEIVLDIQDRVQYDDRTNEEGLLGLAFHPDFARTGELYVFYTPKRTRPSEEMRNRVVRFRRDAKDPARFDPNSEELILEYRQRPFWNHDGGTILFGPDGYLYIVHGDGGSANDPFDHGQNLKTLFGKILRIDVNRREQGRPYAIPPDNPFVVRTDARPEIYAYGLRNPWRIAFDKPTGQLWCGDVGQNLYEEINLIVKGGNYGWNRREGLHPFGPKGSGPKPEYIDPIWEYHHDLGKSITGGAVYRGSRLPELQGYYLYADYVTSRVWALKYDDKLGRVVANRPLPDPKKPVLSFGEDATGELYMLVLAPDGRGIYRFAK